One part of the Paroedura picta isolate Pp20150507F chromosome 5, Ppicta_v3.0, whole genome shotgun sequence genome encodes these proteins:
- the CALU gene encoding calumenin isoform X2 yields the protein MSAAVRQVAVLLSLWAFCVLGKPTEKKDRVHHDPQLSDKVHDDAQNFDYDHDAFLGADEAKTFDQLTPEESKERLGMMVDKIDADKDGFVTEGELKAWIKKAQMMYVYDNVERQWQEFDMNQDGLISWDEYRNVTYGTYLDDPDPDDGFNYKQMMTRDERRFKMADKDGDLIATKEEFTAFLHPEEYDYMKDIVVQETMEDIDKNSDGLIDLEEYIGDMYSHDGDGEEPEWVKTEREQFVEFRDKNRDGKMDKDETKDWILPSDYDHAEAEARHLVYESDQNKDGKLSKEEIVDKYDLFVGSQATDFGEALVRHDEF from the exons ATGTCTGCAGCAGTTCGGCAAGTGGCCGTGCTCCTCTCCCTGTGGGCCTTTTGTGTCCTGGGCAAGCCCACGGAGAAGAAGGACCGGGTGCACCACGACCCCCAGCTAAGCGACAAGGTCCACGACGACGCACAGAACTTTGACTATGACCACGATGCCTTCCTGGGTGCAGACGAGGCTAAGACCTTTGACCAGCTGACGCCAGAAGAAAGCAAGGAGAGACTGGG AATGATGGTAGATAAAATAGACGCGGATAAGGATGGGTTTGTGACCGAGGGGGAGCTGAAGGCCTGGATTAAGAAGGCGCAGATGATGTACGTGTACGACAATGTCGAGCGCCAGTGGCAGGAGTTCGACATGAACCAAGATGGCCTCATCTCCTGGGATGAGTACAGGAACGTGACCTATGGCACTTACCTGG atGACCCCGACCCCGACGATGGGTTTAACTACAAGCAGATGATGACGAGAGACGAGCGGAGGTTCAAAATGGCCGACAAGGACGGCGATCTGATTGCCACCAAAGAGGAATTCACAGCTTTCCTGCATCCCGAAGAATACGACTACATGAAAGACATCGTCGTACAG GAAACCATGGAAGACATCGATAAGAACAGCGACGGCTTAATTGACTTGGAAGAATACATAG GCGATATGTACAGCCACGACGGGGACGGCGAAGAGCCAGAGTGGGTGAAGACGGAGCGGGAGCAGTTTGTCGAGTTCAGGGACAAGAACCGCGACGGGAAGATGGACAAGGACGAGACCAAAGACTGGATCCTGCCCTCGGACTACGATCACGCCGAGGCAGAAGCGCGGCACCTCGTGTACGAGTCGGATCAGAACAAG GACGGCAAACTCTCCAAAGAGGAAATCGTGGACAAGTACGACTTGTTTGTGGGCAGCCAGGCCACGGACTTCGGCGAGGCTTTGGTGCGGCACGATGAGTTCTGA
- the CALU gene encoding calumenin isoform X1 — protein sequence MSAAVRQVAVLLSLWAFCVLGKPTEKKDRVHHDPQLSDKVHDDAQNFDYDHDAFLGADEAKTFDQLTPEESKERLGKIVSKIDEDKDGFVTAEELKAWIKFAQKRWIFEDVERQWKGHDLNEDGLISWEEYKNATYGYILDDPDPDDGFNYKQMMTRDERRFKMADKDGDLIATKEEFTAFLHPEEYDYMKDIVVQETMEDIDKNSDGLIDLEEYIGDMYSHDGDGEEPEWVKTEREQFVEFRDKNRDGKMDKDETKDWILPSDYDHAEAEARHLVYESDQNKDGKLSKEEIVDKYDLFVGSQATDFGEALVRHDEF from the exons ATGTCTGCAGCAGTTCGGCAAGTGGCCGTGCTCCTCTCCCTGTGGGCCTTTTGTGTCCTGGGCAAGCCCACGGAGAAGAAGGACCGGGTGCACCACGACCCCCAGCTAAGCGACAAGGTCCACGACGACGCACAGAACTTTGACTATGACCACGATGCCTTCCTGGGTGCAGACGAGGCTAAGACCTTTGACCAGCTGACGCCAGAAGAAAGCAAGGAGAGACTGGG AAAGATTGTAAGTAAGATAGACGAAGACAAAGACGGGTTTGTAACAGCCGAAGAGCTAAAAGCCTGGATTAAGTTTGCCCAAAAGCGCTGGATATTCGAGGATGTCGAGCGCCAGTGGAAGGGCCACGACCTCAATGAGGACGGGCTCATTTCCTGGGAGGAGTATAAAAACGCCACCTACGGCTACATCCTAG atGACCCCGACCCCGACGATGGGTTTAACTACAAGCAGATGATGACGAGAGACGAGCGGAGGTTCAAAATGGCCGACAAGGACGGCGATCTGATTGCCACCAAAGAGGAATTCACAGCTTTCCTGCATCCCGAAGAATACGACTACATGAAAGACATCGTCGTACAG GAAACCATGGAAGACATCGATAAGAACAGCGACGGCTTAATTGACTTGGAAGAATACATAG GCGATATGTACAGCCACGACGGGGACGGCGAAGAGCCAGAGTGGGTGAAGACGGAGCGGGAGCAGTTTGTCGAGTTCAGGGACAAGAACCGCGACGGGAAGATGGACAAGGACGAGACCAAAGACTGGATCCTGCCCTCGGACTACGATCACGCCGAGGCAGAAGCGCGGCACCTCGTGTACGAGTCGGATCAGAACAAG GACGGCAAACTCTCCAAAGAGGAAATCGTGGACAAGTACGACTTGTTTGTGGGCAGCCAGGCCACGGACTTCGGCGAGGCTTTGGTGCGGCACGATGAGTTCTGA
- the OPN1SW gene encoding short-wave-sensitive opsin 1: MSGEEDFYLFANISSVGPFDGPQYHIAPMWAFYFQTAFMGFVFFAGTPLNSIILVAIVKYKKLRQPLNYILVNISAAGFLFCTVAVFTVFVSSSQGYFVFGKHVCALEAFLGSLAGLVTGWSLAFLALERYVVICKPFGNFRFSAKHASLVVAATWVIGVGVSIPPYFGWSRFIPEGLQCSCGPDWYTVGTKYYSEYYTWFLFILCFIVPLSIIIFSYSQLLSALRAVAAQQQESATTQKAEREVSRMVVVMVGSFCLCYVPYAALAMYMVNNRSHGIDLRMVTIPAFFSKSSCVYNPIIYCFMNKHFRGCILEMVCGKPMVEDSEVTSSSQKTEVSSVSSSQVGPS, from the exons ATGTCCGGAGAAGAAGACTTCTACCTCTTCGCGAACATCTCCTCGGTGGGGCCGTTCGATGGCCCCCAGTACCACATTGCCCCGATGTGGGCCTTCTACTTCCAGACGGCCTTCATGGGGTTTGTGTTCTTCGCGGGCACCCCGCTCAACTCCATCATCCTGGTCGCCATCGTCAAGTACAAGAAGCTGCGCCAGCCCCTCAACTACATCCTCGTGAACATCTCGGCGGCCGGCTTCCTCTTCTGCACCGTCGCCGTCTTCACCGTCTTCGTCTCCAGTTCTCAGGGCTATTTTGTCTTTGGGAAGCACGTCTGCGCCCTCGAGGCCTTCCTGGGGTCCCTGGCAG GGCTGGTCACTGGCTGGTCCTTGGCGTTCCTGGCCCTGGAGAGATACGTCGTCATCTGCAAGCCCTTCGGGAACTTCCGCTTCAGCGCCAAGCACGCCTCCCTGGTGGTGGCGGCCACTTGGGTCATCGGGGTCGGAGTCTCCATCCCGCCCTATTTTGGGTGGAGCAG GTTCATCCCTGAAGGCCTGCAGTGCTCTTGCGGCCCAGATTGGTACACGGTGGGGACCAAGTACTACAGCGAATACTACACCTGGTTCCTCTTCATCCTCTGCTTCATCGTGCCTCTCAGCATCATCATCTTCTCTTACTCACAGCTCTTGAGCGCCCTTCGCGCC GTGGCAGCTCAGCAGCAGGAGTCCGCCACTACCCAGAAGGCCGAGCGGGAGGTGTCCcggatggtggtggtgatggtcggCTCCTTCTGCCTCTGCTACGTCCCCTACGCGGCCCTGGCCATGTACATGGTGAACAACCGCAGCCATGGCATCGACCTGCGCATGGTCACCATCCCAGCCTTCTTCTCCAAGAGTTCCTGCGTCTACAACCCCATCATTTACTGCTTCATGAACAAACAC ttccgaGGCTGCATCCTGGAGATGGTGTGCGGAAAGCCGATGGTGGAGGACTCCGAAGTCACCAGCTCTTCCCAGAAAACTGAAGTCTCCTCGGTGTCCTCCAGCCAGGTCGGCCCCAGCTAA